The stretch of DNA GCGAGTTGCAGCCTGCAATCCGAACTGGGAACGGTTTTATGGGATTGGCTCCCCCTCGCGGGTTCGCAGCCCTCTGTACCGTCCATTGTAGCACGTGTGTAGCCCAGGTCATAAGGGGCATGATGATTTGACGTCATCCCCACCTTCCTCCGGTTTGTCACCGGCAGTCACCTTAGAGTGCCCAACTGAATGCTGGCAACTAAGATCAAGGGTTGCGCTCGTTGCGGGACTTAACCCAACATCTCACGACACGAGCTGACGACAACCATGCACCACCTGTCACCGCTGTCCCCGAAGGGAAAGGCATGTCTCCATGCCGGGCAGCGGGATGTCAAGACCTGGTAAGGTTCTTCGCGTTGCTTCGAATTAAACCACATGCTCCACCGCTTGTGCGGGTCCCCGTCAATTCCTTTGAGTTTCAGTCTTGCGACCGTACTCCCCAGGCGGAGTGCTTAATGCGTTAGCTGCAGCACTAAGGGGCGGAAACCCCCTAACACTTAGCACTCATCGTTTACGGCGTGGACTACCAGGGTATCTAATCCTGTTTGCTCCCCACGCTTTCGCGCCTCAGCGTCAGTTACAGACCAGAAAGCCGCCTTCGCCACTGGTGTTCCTCCACATCTCTACGCATTTCACCGCTACACGTGGAATTCCGCTTTCCTCTTCTGTACTCAAGTCCTCCAGTTTCCAATGACCCTCCACGGTTGAGCCGTGGGCTTTCACATCAGACTTAAAGGACCGCCTGCGCGCGCTTTACGCCCAATAATTCCGGACAACGCTTGCCACCTACGTATTACCGCGGCTGCTGGCACGTAGTTAGCCGTGGCTTTCTGATAAGGTACCGTCAAGGTACGGGCAGTGACTCCCGTACGTGTTCTTCCCTTACAACAGAGCTTTACGATCCGAAAACCTTCTTCGCTCACGCGGCGTTGCTCCATCAGACTTCCGTCCATTGTGGAAGATTCCCTACTGCTGCCTCCCGTAGGAGTCTGGGCCGTGTCTCAGTCCCAGTGTGGCCGATCACCCTCTCAGGTCGGCTACGCATCGTCGCCTTGGTAGGCCGTTACCCCACCAACTAGCTAATGCGCCGCGGGCCCATCCTGCAGTGACAGCCGAAACCGTCTTTCAGAATTCCTCCATGCGGAGGAACTGATTATTCGGTATTAGCCCCGGTTTCCCGGAGTTATCCCCATCTGCAGGGCAGGTTGCCCACGTGTTACTCACCCGTCCGCCGCTAACTTCAGGGAGCAAGCTCCCATCCGTCCGCTCGACTTGCATGTATTAGGCACGCCGCCAGCGTTCGTCCTGAGCCAGGATCAAACTCTCCATAATCCTAGCGACCGATGCGCGGCGGATTGCGTTGTCGGCTTCATTCGCTCAGTCAGTCACGTACCGTAGTACGCTCCCTCCTTCGCTCAATCGCCTCCTAGCACTCCACCACACCTCGGCCGCCAGATCTGGCTAGTCGATACGCAGCGCATTACGTTGTCAGCCGCGCTCGATCAGTCGGTCACGTACTGATGTACGCTCCCTCCTTCACTCGCTTGCTTCCTAGCACTGCACTACGTCTCAACCGCCAGTTAGAGAAACTTGAATAGCTCGAGTTTCTTGCTGGCATCATTTAAGATGTCAATTTTGAATCCGAAGATTCGTTTTGTCCTTTTCACCGACGGGGTCGGCTTCCGGACTTTATTTGTTGACGTTTTGCTGTTCAGTTTTCAAGGTTCATTTTTTTGTCGGAAACTAGTGTTTCTTGTTGTCTCGTCCCGACTGCTTAACTAATATAACAAGTTCTCAAAAAGAAGTCAACACTTTCGTGTAAGTTTTTTAAAAAAGTTCTTTTCATCCCTCGAACTTCAACTATAAAAGAAGGGCTTTCCCATGATAGAGAAGCCCTTCTAGCCCATACTCTTATTTAATGAAAAGGAAATACAAGATGAAAATGACGAATAGTCCATACATGATGGGGTGGATTTCTTTTCTTCTTCCGCTCACCAGCATTGTGATCGGATAGAAGATGAATCCGATTGCGATACCGGTTGCGATGCTATATGTCAGCGGCATGGAGATGATGACGAAAAATGCAGGGACCGCTATTTCGAATTTATTCCATTCAATGTTCCCTAATGCCGATACCATTAGCACACCTACAATGATGAGCGCCGGCGCCGTTACCGCTGGCGTAATGACAAACAGCAGTGGTGAGAAGAACAATGATAGAAGAAACAGCAAACCAATAACTACGGAAGAAAAGCCTGTCCGCGCCCCGGCGGCCACTCCTGCAGTCGATTCAACATAGGAGGTCGTCGTTGATGTTCCGAAAATAGCACCTGTCACTGTTGCCATCGAGTCCGCCAATAAGGCTCTTCCTGCCCGCGGCAACCTGTCGTCCTTCATTAACCCTGCTTGGGTCGCTACTGCTACAAGAGTTCCGGCAGTATCAAAGAAGTCAACAAAAAGGAAGGTGATGACGATGACTAGGAATTGTGTCGTCATCAAGGACGCCGGGTCATGGAAAAAAGCATCAAACGCAGCACCAAATGTCGGAGCGACACTCGGAACTTTGTCGACGATTTTTGTCGGCACCTCAATCAGACTGACAATCATACCAAGTATCGTAGTCATAATCATTCCATAGAAGATAGCACCCTTGATTTTGCGAACCATCATAATAATGGTGACTACCAGTCCGAAAATAGCTAGAAGCGTTGGACCAGCACTTAAATCTCCAAGGGCGACGAGCGTGTTCGGCTCCGCAACAATGATATCAGCATTCTGGAGTCCCAGAAAAGTGATGAATAGTCCGATTCCCGCACCAACGGCTAATTTCAATTGTGCCGGTATGGCGTTGATGATCAGCTCGCGTAAGCCTGTCAATGATAGGACAATGAAAATCAGTCCCGATACTAGAACACCTGTCAAAGCAGTCTGCCACGGGATACCGTAGCCTAAAACGACTGTATATGCGAAGAAGGCATTCAATCCCATACCTGGAGCAAGTCCGATCGGGTATTTTGCAATCAGCCCCATGAACAGGGAACCGACAGCCGCGGCGAGTGCTGTTGCGACGAAGACCGCTCCTTTATCCATGCGCATGGCATCCGGCAGGTCAGGTACTGTTTCTAGTGAAAGCATAATAGGGTTAACTGCCAAAACGTAAGCCATTGCTAAAAATGTCGTTAGTCCTCCTATGATTTCCCTCCGATAATTCGTACCTAGCTTTTCAAACTCAAAATATTTCTTCATGATAACCGTCCTTTTTCTAGTTTAGATAATGAATAACCGGTAACAAAAAAAGGAAACATACGATGTGCAATCATATGCTTCCCTAATGACAGTTAAATTAAAAAGATCTCGTTTTTAATTCAAAAATCGTAGTCGGATCATTTAAGGTGTCCGGTAGAGACTTAAGGGCCATATTCCCCAAATTATACGATGCGATTATTTAGTTATTCCCACTCGATTGTGCCAGGTGGTTTTGCAGTGATATCATAAACGACGCGATTTACATGTTCCACTTCCGCTGTGATTCTTGTGCTGATTTTCTCAAGAATATCCCAAGGAATTCTTGCCCAATCCGCCGTCATTCCATCTATGGAATGGACTGCGCGAATTCCGACAGCATAGTCATAAGAACGCTTTTCGTTCCGAACGCCGACGCTGCGGATGTCAGGCAGGACAGCAAAGTATTGCCAAATTTCGCGGTCAAGGCCCGCTTTTGCGATTTCGTCGCGGAGGATCCAGTCGGCCTCGCGGACGATATCAAGCTTTTCTTTAGTAACTTCCCCCAACACACGGACACCAAGCCCCGGGCCCGGGAACGGTTGGCGATGTACGATATCGGAAGGGAGCCCGAGTTCTGCCCCGACTGCGCGAACTTCATCTTTGAACAATGCTTTCAACGGTTCGATCAATTCAAATTCCATGTCTTCGGGCAGTCCGCCGACATTATGATGGGATTTGATGACTTCTTTTGTCGCCGTTCCACTTTCGATAATATCCGCATAGATCGTCCCTTGTGCAAGATAGTCAATGCCATCCAGTTTAGCCGCTTCATCATCAAAGACGTAGATGAATTCATTTCCGATCGTTTTCCGTTTCGTTTCCGGGTCGGTGATGCCTTTCAACTTGTCGAGGAAACGTTCGCTGGCATCGATTTTAATGAAGTTCATATGGAATTGGTTGCTGAATGTATCCACAACACTTTCGGCTTCCCCTTTACGAAGAAGTCCATGATCCACGAACATGCACGTCAATTGATCTCCGATGGCCCGATGGATCAATGCAGCGACTACCGAGGAGTCCACACCGCCGCTGAGCGCGCAAAGTACTTTCTTGTCCCCGACCGTCGCACGGATTTTCTCCACTTCGATTTCGATGAACCTTTCCATCGTCCAGTCGCCTTTCGCTTCGCAGATTGTTAAGGTGAACTGGCGAAGAAATTCGAGGCCATTCACAGACCCGCCAGCTTCTGGTTGAAATTCAATCCCGTATGTCTTGTTTGCATCGCCGCCAATTGCGTTGATCGAATCTTGAGGTGATGATGGGGTGTCCACACCTACTTGCTTTGCAATCAAGCGCATCCCGTAATTGATACCAAGAATAGGTATCCCGGCTGAAAAGATTTCCGGATCGATTGTCAATGCTTCCGGATCTTCGGCCGACGCAGGACCGCCGGATAAAATGATACCAACCGCGTTCATTTTCTTGATTTCCTCCGCGGTCACCGTATGTGCATGAAGTTCGCTATATACACCGAAATTACGGATCGTCCGTGTGATCAGTTGGTTATAATTGCTGCCCAAATCAAGTACTACGATCTTTTCCTGTTCCACTAATAAAGGAGCTGTTGACATTTGACCGACCTCTTCCTTTTTATTTCCCATATTCCCCATAGAATACCCGATTATCAAAAAAAGACACGTTAGAAAGGCTTTCTTTCCACGCGTCTCATGATCTACAATAAGGCGAAAACAACCCATATGACTGAGCTGATTCCGCCTTCATAGTCAAGTCATTTACGGTGACTTGGTAGAAACATCCGAACCGATTATCAGACATATATGAGGCATATCGGGCTTATTCTTTTTTTAATCTTACTTCTAATAAAATCAAAAATCAACCCACAGTCTTTTTGATTAAATCTTCCCACATTTCCTGCAAATTCATCCAATCATGATCTACTGTTTCCCCGCCGTAAAAGCCTTTTTCATAGGCAACGGTCAAGAGGCTCATCGAAGTTCCACCAAAATGACGATCCACTTCCTTGGCATAATCGGCCAACGTCATGCCGTGCCGCCTCTTCAAGCCGACCCGATCCAGTTGTTTCAGCAAGCTTCCGTACTGTTTCCGGAACATCTCCCAATCGCCCGATTCGGACCGCCGCCAACGTGTCAACAGGGCAGGCAACCATTTAGCCCGCTGGACATACGCCATGGAAACGACCAACAAAAGGGCAAGTCCAAAGAACACCGTCTTCATCGTATTTGTTTGGAACCATTTATCCAAATCCGCTATAAAAGAGGTAAACCCGCCTTCTTTTTTTGCAGCAGTTTTCGGTTCATTCTTCTTCACTTCTTTTGGACGTTGCTCCTGTTGTTCCGGAGTTTCCGCATTGCCAACGTTCAAATCCAAATCATATTCGATGTCGGCTGTATTCGTAAAACCGATTGTCGGTTCGAACGGCATCCAGCCGACACCCGGCATATAGGCTTCCACCCACGAATGGGCTTCATTATTGGTGACGCGGAAGATTTTATCCCCTTCGGCATTCCTCGTTTCTTCGCCCGGCGCGAATCCTTTCACCCAACGGGCCGGAATGTCGATCGATCGCAACATGACGACCATGGAAGTCGAAAAATTATCACAATATCCCCGCTTCGTTTCGAATAAAAACTGATCCACATAATCTTGGCCCGTCCTTGGAACCGCGATGTCATCCTGAGCATACACGAAGCCATCCCTTGCAAAATACCGCTCAATCGCCTTCGCTTTCTCATAAACACTTTGCGACTCCCCGGCAATCTCCTGTGCCAGCTCCCGGACGCGGGGCGGCAACTGACTTGGCAACTGAAGATATGGATTCAGATTTTCCTTCACTGTGGCATAATCATTCATCGTCGTAGCCCGTAACGTTTTCAAACTATATTTCGGCTCCTCGAATTCCATTGCGTAAACAGGGAGCTGGACTGCTGAGAAGGAAGTTTGATTCGCATTGGCGGCGACTGTAGCATATTTCCCAGTCGCATTGGTCAGGATGAGCTGATAGGCCTCGTCCGCGTGCACCTTATGCAATCCATATGGATAGATGACGAATGGAAACGGTTTGGAAAATACCAATTCCGCCCATCGCAACTCGCCTTCTTCACTGACCGTCCGGAGTTCGTCTCCCATCCGATAACCCGTCTGTTCACTGGACGGGGACACCTGCTCCCACCCTTTGGATGTGTACGTATTTTTCGTTTCGATTTTCCAATATTGCCGTTTTGCCGTTTCCGCCTCGAAAATCAACGTATCATCCTGCACAAAGGAACCGCCCAGTCTGGAGTCAT from Bacillus sp. OxB-1 encodes:
- a CDS encoding NCS2 family permease, with amino-acid sequence MKKYFEFEKLGTNYRREIIGGLTTFLAMAYVLAVNPIMLSLETVPDLPDAMRMDKGAVFVATALAAAVGSLFMGLIAKYPIGLAPGMGLNAFFAYTVVLGYGIPWQTALTGVLVSGLIFIVLSLTGLRELIINAIPAQLKLAVGAGIGLFITFLGLQNADIIVAEPNTLVALGDLSAGPTLLAIFGLVVTIIMMVRKIKGAIFYGMIMTTILGMIVSLIEVPTKIVDKVPSVAPTFGAAFDAFFHDPASLMTTQFLVIVITFLFVDFFDTAGTLVAVATQAGLMKDDRLPRAGRALLADSMATVTGAIFGTSTTTSYVESTAGVAAGARTGFSSVVIGLLFLLSLFFSPLLFVITPAVTAPALIIVGVLMVSALGNIEWNKFEIAVPAFFVIISMPLTYSIATGIAIGFIFYPITMLVSGRRKEIHPIMYGLFVIFILYFLFIK
- the guaA gene encoding glutamine-hydrolyzing GMP synthase — encoded protein: MSTAPLLVEQEKIVVLDLGSNYNQLITRTIRNFGVYSELHAHTVTAEEIKKMNAVGIILSGGPASAEDPEALTIDPEIFSAGIPILGINYGMRLIAKQVGVDTPSSPQDSINAIGGDANKTYGIEFQPEAGGSVNGLEFLRQFTLTICEAKGDWTMERFIEIEVEKIRATVGDKKVLCALSGGVDSSVVAALIHRAIGDQLTCMFVDHGLLRKGEAESVVDTFSNQFHMNFIKIDASERFLDKLKGITDPETKRKTIGNEFIYVFDDEAAKLDGIDYLAQGTIYADIIESGTATKEVIKSHHNVGGLPEDMEFELIEPLKALFKDEVRAVGAELGLPSDIVHRQPFPGPGLGVRVLGEVTKEKLDIVREADWILRDEIAKAGLDREIWQYFAVLPDIRSVGVRNEKRSYDYAVGIRAVHSIDGMTADWARIPWDILEKISTRITAEVEHVNRVVYDITAKPPGTIEWE
- a CDS encoding DUF4129 domain-containing transglutaminase family protein produces the protein MRNERQIDKWMLILLYVLAFVLLWEWLLPVMELTSSGNMPLFLLFVALFFLMALFNLKWWIAIPVKITYILWAVHYIFFHELLFSKQALVLLRDDFIANLVVLLKGQWEGISNPFRTLLFFALLWMTAYLIRYWIEVKKSILLFYVMTVVFIAFIDTFSPYSAEQSIFRIMMSGCLLLGLLTISRLVQKQRKPLRLRTYLFISLPLLLVVSMSGLLAHYLPKGEPVWPDPVPFVKAVVQGVEESGNIAGVMKSGYDPDDSRLGGSFVQDDTLIFEAETAKRQYWKIETKNTYTSKGWEQVSPSSEQTGYRMGDELRTVSEEGELRWAELVFSKPFPFVIYPYGLHKVHADEAYQLILTNATGKYATVAANANQTSFSAVQLPVYAMEFEEPKYSLKTLRATTMNDYATVKENLNPYLQLPSQLPPRVRELAQEIAGESQSVYEKAKAIERYFARDGFVYAQDDIAVPRTGQDYVDQFLFETKRGYCDNFSTSMVVMLRSIDIPARWVKGFAPGEETRNAEGDKIFRVTNNEAHSWVEAYMPGVGWMPFEPTIGFTNTADIEYDLDLNVGNAETPEQQEQRPKEVKKNEPKTAAKKEGGFTSFIADLDKWFQTNTMKTVFFGLALLLVVSMAYVQRAKWLPALLTRWRRSESGDWEMFRKQYGSLLKQLDRVGLKRRHGMTLADYAKEVDRHFGGTSMSLLTVAYEKGFYGGETVDHDWMNLQEMWEDLIKKTVG